One part of the Triplophysa dalaica isolate WHDGS20190420 chromosome 25, ASM1584641v1, whole genome shotgun sequence genome encodes these proteins:
- the ptk2aa gene encoding protein tyrosine kinase 2aa isoform X1, producing the protein MRVFESGGCWMALTAASDRQSVVYMEKRRCSPFPLCWAGEYDRHLAHSKGMATAYLEPNLNHTLGGGAKARLSAGTERAPGAPDRVLKVFHHFENNSERSTWSSNIRHGDATDVRGIIQKIVDIHKVKHVACFGLRLTHVPSGDIHWLHPDMGVSHVRETYEQNRPQDEWRYELRVRYLPKGFLNRFTEDKPTLNYFYQQVKNDYMLEMADQVEQEIALKLGCLEIRRFYREMRGNALDKKSNYELLEKDVGLRRFFPKSLLESVKAKTLRKQIQQTFKQFANLNDEQSILMFFEILTSVYRFDKECFRCALGSSWVISVDLAIGPEEGISYLTDKGSTPTHLANFTQVQSIQYSCVEERERKGVLQLDVAGAPEPLTISTSNFTTAENMADLIDGYCRLLSAVSQSFIIRPQKEGERALPSIPKVSNNEKRLEGIRAGVRAISVSDSELQTPIRSTKARRFLLPFVLCSHESPPQAADGSGDETDDYAEIIDEEDTYTMPSTEVYGLGAAQDYEIQRDRIELGRCIGEGQFGDVHQGVYISPENPSLSVAIKTCKNCTSDSVREKFLQEALTMRQFDHPHIVKLIGIITENPVWIIMELCTLGELRSFLQVRKYNLDLSTLILFAHQLSTALAYLESKRFVHRDIAARNVLVSSIDCVKLGDFGLSRYMEDSSYYKASKGKLPIKWMAPESINFRRFTSASDVWMFGVCMWEILMFGIKPFQGVKNNDVIGRIENGERLAMPPNCPPTLYSLMTKCWAYDPSKRPRFTELKTQLSTILEEEKVQQEERFRMEVRRQVTVSWDSGHSDEAPPKPSRPGYPSPRTSDGYYPSPQHQHNHYQVSGYPGTHVSGAAFPPQASVLDSQDTWNHHRQEIPVWSPNLEDGAALGRSQGHLMEETLIKQQQQMEEDQRWLEQEESFLKLESGNPRGSIEREDVPLQGSIGKQHVYQPVGKAADHVLPPKKPPRPGAAGHVTSLNPVENYNEGVKIQPQEISPPPTANLDRSNDKVYENVTGLVKAVIEMSSRIQPAPPEEYVPMVKDVGLALRTLLATVDETIPVLPASTHREIEMAQKLLNSDLAELIGKMRLAQQYVLTSLQQDYKKQMLTAAHALAVDAKNLLDVIDQARLKMLAHNRPL; encoded by the exons ATGCGGGTGTTTGAGAGCGGAGGGTGCTGGATGGCCCTCACAGCGGCTTCAGACAGACAGTCAGTCGTCTACATGGAGAAAAGACGATGTAGCCCTTTCCCCTTATGCTGGGCTGGAG AATATGACAGACACCTAGCACACAGCAAAGGCATGGCGACGGCATACCTGGAGCCCAACCTCAACCACACCCTGGGGGGCGGAGCCAAGGCTCGTCTCAGCGCAGGGACGGAGCGGGCACCCGGAGCACCTGACCGCGTCCTTAAGGTCTTCCATCATTTCGAGAACAACAGTGAACGCAGCACTTGGTCCAGCAACATCCGACATGGAGATGCAACAGATGTCAGG GGAATCATTCAGAAGATTGTGGACATTCATAAAGTCAAACACGTGGCTTGTTTCGGGCTGCGTCTCACTCACGTCCCGTCGGGCGACATCCACTGGCTCCACCCTGATATGGGCGTATCTCACGTGAGGGAGACGTACGAACAGAACCGCCCCCAGGATGAGTGGAG gtATGAATTGCGGGTTCGTTACCTGCCCAAGGGTTTCCTGAATCGGTTTACTGAAGACAAACCGACACTGAATTATTTTTACCAGCAG gtgAAGAATGACTACATGTTGGAGATGGCGGATCAGGTGGAGCAGGAGATCGCTCTGAAGTTAGGCTGTCTAGAGATCAG GAGATTCTACAGAGAAATGAGAGGAAACGCTCTGGATAAGAAATCCAACTATGAACTGTTAGA GAAAGATGTCGGTCTCAGGCGCTTCTTCCCCAAAAGTTTACTGGAGTCTGTAAAG GCCAAAACTCTGAGGAAACAGATCCAACAAACCTTCAAGCAGTTTGCCAACCTGAACGATGAGCAGAGCATTCTGATGTTTTTTGAGATCCTGACATCTGTGTACAGATTTGATAAGGAATGCTTCAGATGTGCTCTGGGG tccAGTTGGGTTATATCGGTGGATCTTGCTATAGGTCCAGAGGAGGGAATCAGTTACCTGACAGACAAGGGCTCAACC CCGACACATCTGGCTAACTTCACTCAGGTTCAGAGTATTCAATACTCgtgtgtggaggagagagagaggaagggcGTCCTACAGCTGGATGTGGCAGGAGCTCCTGag CCTCTCACCATCAGCACATCAAACTTCACCACCGCAGAGAACATGGCTGACCTCATCGACGGCTACTGTCGACTGCTCAGTGCCGTCAGCCAGTCCTTCATCATCAGACCTCAGAAAG AGGGTGAGAGAGCTCTTCCGTCCATTCCAAA AGTTAGCAACAATGAGAAGCGGCTTGAGGGAATTCGTGCAGGTGTTCGAGCTATCTCTGTGTCAG ACTCTGAGCTTCAGACGCCCATCAGATCTACTAAAGCCCGACGCTTTCTCCTGCCGTTTGTTCTGTGTTCCCACGAGTCTCCTCCTCAGG CAGCAGATGGTAGTGGAGATG AAACAGACGACTACGCAGAGATCATCGATGAAGAAGACACCTACACTATGCCCTCTA CTGAGGTCTATGGATTAGGCGCAG CTCAGGACTATGAAATCCAGCGAGACAGGATCGAGCTGGGCCGGTGTATCGGCGAGGGACAGTTTGGAGACGTCCACCAGGGGGTCTACATCAGTCCG GAGAATCCATCTCTCTCCGTGGCCATAAAGACGTGTAAAAACTGCACATCAGACAGCGTACGTGAGAAGTTTCTGCAGGAGGCCT TGACAATGAGACAGTTTGATCATCCACACATCGTGAAGCTGATCGGAATAATCACAGAAAATCCCGTCTGGATCATTATGGAGCTGTGTACACTCGGAGAG ttGAGGTCGTTCCTACAAGTGAGAAAGTACAACCTGGATCTGTCCACACTGATTCTGTTCGCCCACCAGCTGAGCACAGCGCTGGCGTACCTGGAGAGCAAACGCTTCGTACACAG GGACATCGCTGCCAGAAATGTGTTGGTGTCTTCCATAGATTGTGTGAAACTGGGTGACTTTGGTCTGTCCAGATACATGGAGGACAGTTCTTATTACAAAG CTTCTAAAGGGAAACTGCCCATCAAATGGATGGCTCCTGAATCCATAAACTTCCGTCGGTTCACCTCAGCCAGTGACGTCTGGATGTTTG gtgtgtgtatgtgggagATTCTCATGTTTGGAATAAAGCCCTTCCAGGGCGTGAAGAATAACGATGTCATCGGGCGGATAGAGAACGGCGAGAGGCTGGCGATGCCCCCCAACTGCCCCCCCACCCTCTACAGCCTGATGACCAAATGTTGGGCGTACGACCCCAGCAAACGTCCTCGATTCACAGAGCTCAAAACACAACTCAG CACTATCTTAGAAGAGGAGAAGGTCCAGCAGGAGGAGAGGTTTCGTATGGAGGTGAGGAGACAGGTGACGGTGTCGTGGGATTCTGGTCATTCAGACGAGGCTCCTCCGAAG CCCAGCAGACCTGGTTACCCGAGCCCTCGCACCAGTGATGGATATTACCCCAGTCCACAACATCAGCACAACCATTACCAG GTATCTGGATATCCGGGCACACACGTGTCAGGTGCAGCGTTTCCTCCTCAAGCCTCTGTACTGGATTCTCAGGACACCTGGAATCATCACAGACAAGAGATTCCCGTCTGGTCCCCAAACCTGGAG GATGGGGCGGCTCTGGGGCGGAGTCAAGGTCACCTGATGGAGGAAACTCTCATCAAACAACAGCAACAGATGGAAGAAGACCAGAGATGGTTAGAGCAGGAGGAGAGTTTCCTG AAACTGGAGTCGGGGAACCCGAGGGGCAGCATCGAGCGTGAGGATGTTCCTCTCCAGGGGTCG ataGGAAAGCAGCACGTTTACCAGCCGGTGGGTAAAGCAG CAGATCATGTGCTGCCTCCAAAGAAACCTCCTCGTCCAGGAGCTGCGGGTCATGTGACCAGTCTGAACCCAGTGGAGAATTATAATGAGGGTGTAAAG aTTCAGCCTCAGGAAATCAGTCCACCGCCGACAGCCAACCTGGACCGATCTAATGATAAAGTTTATGAGAACGTGACGGGGCTTGTGAAAGCTGTTATTGAGATGTCCAGCAGAATCCAGCCGGCACCTCCTGAAGAATACGTCCCCATGGTGAag GATGTTGGTTTGGCTCTCAGAACGTTACTGGCCACAGTGGACGAGACCATACCAGTGTTACCTGCCAGCACACACAGAGAG atcgAGATGGCACAGAAGCTTCTGAACTCTGATCTGGCTGAACTCATCGGTAAGATGCGTCTGGCGCAGCAGTACGTCCTCACCAGTCTACAGCAAGACTACAAGAAACAGATGCTTACGGCCGCACACGCGCTCGCTGTGGACGCCAAGAACCTGCTGGACGTCATCGATCAAGCTCGTCTGAAGATGTTGGCTCACAACCGGCCGCTCTAG
- the ptk2aa gene encoding protein tyrosine kinase 2aa isoform X4 — protein MRVFESGGCWMALTAASDRQSVVYMEKRRCSPFPLCWAGEYDRHLAHSKGMATAYLEPNLNHTLGGGAKARLSAGTERAPGAPDRVLKVFHHFENNSERSTWSSNIRHGDATDVRGIIQKIVDIHKVKHVACFGLRLTHVPSGDIHWLHPDMGVSHVRETYEQNRPQDEWRYELRVRYLPKGFLNRFTEDKPTLNYFYQQVKNDYMLEMADQVEQEIALKLGCLEIRRFYREMRGNALDKKSNYELLEKDVGLRRFFPKSLLESVKAKTLRKQIQQTFKQFANLNDEQSILMFFEILTSVYRFDKECFRCALGSSWVISVDLAIGPEEGISYLTDKGSTPTHLANFTQVQSIQYSCVEERERKGVLQLDVAGAPEPLTISTSNFTTAENMADLIDGYCRLLSAVSQSFIIRPQKEGERALPSIPKVSNNEKRLEGIRAGVRAISVSDSELQTPIRSTKARRFLLPFVLCSHESPPQAADGSGDETDDYAEIIDEEDTYTMPSTQDYEIQRDRIELGRCIGEGQFGDVHQGVYISPENPSLSVAIKTCKNCTSDSVREKFLQEALTMRQFDHPHIVKLIGIITENPVWIIMELCTLGELRSFLQVRKYNLDLSTLILFAHQLSTALAYLESKRFVHRDIAARNVLVSSIDCVKLGDFGLSRYMEDSSYYKASKGKLPIKWMAPESINFRRFTSASDVWMFGVCMWEILMFGIKPFQGVKNNDVIGRIENGERLAMPPNCPPTLYSLMTKCWAYDPSKRPRFTELKTQLSTILEEEKVQQEERFRMEVRRQVTVSWDSGHSDEAPPKPSRPGYPSPRTSDGYYPSPQHQHNHYQVSGYPGTHVSGAAFPPQASVLDSQDTWNHHRQEIPVWSPNLEDGAALGRSQGHLMEETLIKQQQQMEEDQRWLEQEESFLKLESGNPRGSIEREDVPLQGSIGKQHVYQPVGKAADHVLPPKKPPRPGAAGHVTSLNPVENYNEGVKIQPQEISPPPTANLDRSNDKVYENVTGLVKAVIEMSSRIQPAPPEEYVPMVKDVGLALRTLLATVDETIPVLPASTHREIEMAQKLLNSDLAELIGKMRLAQQYVLTSLQQDYKKQMLTAAHALAVDAKNLLDVIDQARLKMLAHNRPL, from the exons ATGCGGGTGTTTGAGAGCGGAGGGTGCTGGATGGCCCTCACAGCGGCTTCAGACAGACAGTCAGTCGTCTACATGGAGAAAAGACGATGTAGCCCTTTCCCCTTATGCTGGGCTGGAG AATATGACAGACACCTAGCACACAGCAAAGGCATGGCGACGGCATACCTGGAGCCCAACCTCAACCACACCCTGGGGGGCGGAGCCAAGGCTCGTCTCAGCGCAGGGACGGAGCGGGCACCCGGAGCACCTGACCGCGTCCTTAAGGTCTTCCATCATTTCGAGAACAACAGTGAACGCAGCACTTGGTCCAGCAACATCCGACATGGAGATGCAACAGATGTCAGG GGAATCATTCAGAAGATTGTGGACATTCATAAAGTCAAACACGTGGCTTGTTTCGGGCTGCGTCTCACTCACGTCCCGTCGGGCGACATCCACTGGCTCCACCCTGATATGGGCGTATCTCACGTGAGGGAGACGTACGAACAGAACCGCCCCCAGGATGAGTGGAG gtATGAATTGCGGGTTCGTTACCTGCCCAAGGGTTTCCTGAATCGGTTTACTGAAGACAAACCGACACTGAATTATTTTTACCAGCAG gtgAAGAATGACTACATGTTGGAGATGGCGGATCAGGTGGAGCAGGAGATCGCTCTGAAGTTAGGCTGTCTAGAGATCAG GAGATTCTACAGAGAAATGAGAGGAAACGCTCTGGATAAGAAATCCAACTATGAACTGTTAGA GAAAGATGTCGGTCTCAGGCGCTTCTTCCCCAAAAGTTTACTGGAGTCTGTAAAG GCCAAAACTCTGAGGAAACAGATCCAACAAACCTTCAAGCAGTTTGCCAACCTGAACGATGAGCAGAGCATTCTGATGTTTTTTGAGATCCTGACATCTGTGTACAGATTTGATAAGGAATGCTTCAGATGTGCTCTGGGG tccAGTTGGGTTATATCGGTGGATCTTGCTATAGGTCCAGAGGAGGGAATCAGTTACCTGACAGACAAGGGCTCAACC CCGACACATCTGGCTAACTTCACTCAGGTTCAGAGTATTCAATACTCgtgtgtggaggagagagagaggaagggcGTCCTACAGCTGGATGTGGCAGGAGCTCCTGag CCTCTCACCATCAGCACATCAAACTTCACCACCGCAGAGAACATGGCTGACCTCATCGACGGCTACTGTCGACTGCTCAGTGCCGTCAGCCAGTCCTTCATCATCAGACCTCAGAAAG AGGGTGAGAGAGCTCTTCCGTCCATTCCAAA AGTTAGCAACAATGAGAAGCGGCTTGAGGGAATTCGTGCAGGTGTTCGAGCTATCTCTGTGTCAG ACTCTGAGCTTCAGACGCCCATCAGATCTACTAAAGCCCGACGCTTTCTCCTGCCGTTTGTTCTGTGTTCCCACGAGTCTCCTCCTCAGG CAGCAGATGGTAGTGGAGATG AAACAGACGACTACGCAGAGATCATCGATGAAGAAGACACCTACACTATGCCCTCTA CTCAGGACTATGAAATCCAGCGAGACAGGATCGAGCTGGGCCGGTGTATCGGCGAGGGACAGTTTGGAGACGTCCACCAGGGGGTCTACATCAGTCCG GAGAATCCATCTCTCTCCGTGGCCATAAAGACGTGTAAAAACTGCACATCAGACAGCGTACGTGAGAAGTTTCTGCAGGAGGCCT TGACAATGAGACAGTTTGATCATCCACACATCGTGAAGCTGATCGGAATAATCACAGAAAATCCCGTCTGGATCATTATGGAGCTGTGTACACTCGGAGAG ttGAGGTCGTTCCTACAAGTGAGAAAGTACAACCTGGATCTGTCCACACTGATTCTGTTCGCCCACCAGCTGAGCACAGCGCTGGCGTACCTGGAGAGCAAACGCTTCGTACACAG GGACATCGCTGCCAGAAATGTGTTGGTGTCTTCCATAGATTGTGTGAAACTGGGTGACTTTGGTCTGTCCAGATACATGGAGGACAGTTCTTATTACAAAG CTTCTAAAGGGAAACTGCCCATCAAATGGATGGCTCCTGAATCCATAAACTTCCGTCGGTTCACCTCAGCCAGTGACGTCTGGATGTTTG gtgtgtgtatgtgggagATTCTCATGTTTGGAATAAAGCCCTTCCAGGGCGTGAAGAATAACGATGTCATCGGGCGGATAGAGAACGGCGAGAGGCTGGCGATGCCCCCCAACTGCCCCCCCACCCTCTACAGCCTGATGACCAAATGTTGGGCGTACGACCCCAGCAAACGTCCTCGATTCACAGAGCTCAAAACACAACTCAG CACTATCTTAGAAGAGGAGAAGGTCCAGCAGGAGGAGAGGTTTCGTATGGAGGTGAGGAGACAGGTGACGGTGTCGTGGGATTCTGGTCATTCAGACGAGGCTCCTCCGAAG CCCAGCAGACCTGGTTACCCGAGCCCTCGCACCAGTGATGGATATTACCCCAGTCCACAACATCAGCACAACCATTACCAG GTATCTGGATATCCGGGCACACACGTGTCAGGTGCAGCGTTTCCTCCTCAAGCCTCTGTACTGGATTCTCAGGACACCTGGAATCATCACAGACAAGAGATTCCCGTCTGGTCCCCAAACCTGGAG GATGGGGCGGCTCTGGGGCGGAGTCAAGGTCACCTGATGGAGGAAACTCTCATCAAACAACAGCAACAGATGGAAGAAGACCAGAGATGGTTAGAGCAGGAGGAGAGTTTCCTG AAACTGGAGTCGGGGAACCCGAGGGGCAGCATCGAGCGTGAGGATGTTCCTCTCCAGGGGTCG ataGGAAAGCAGCACGTTTACCAGCCGGTGGGTAAAGCAG CAGATCATGTGCTGCCTCCAAAGAAACCTCCTCGTCCAGGAGCTGCGGGTCATGTGACCAGTCTGAACCCAGTGGAGAATTATAATGAGGGTGTAAAG aTTCAGCCTCAGGAAATCAGTCCACCGCCGACAGCCAACCTGGACCGATCTAATGATAAAGTTTATGAGAACGTGACGGGGCTTGTGAAAGCTGTTATTGAGATGTCCAGCAGAATCCAGCCGGCACCTCCTGAAGAATACGTCCCCATGGTGAag GATGTTGGTTTGGCTCTCAGAACGTTACTGGCCACAGTGGACGAGACCATACCAGTGTTACCTGCCAGCACACACAGAGAG atcgAGATGGCACAGAAGCTTCTGAACTCTGATCTGGCTGAACTCATCGGTAAGATGCGTCTGGCGCAGCAGTACGTCCTCACCAGTCTACAGCAAGACTACAAGAAACAGATGCTTACGGCCGCACACGCGCTCGCTGTGGACGCCAAGAACCTGCTGGACGTCATCGATCAAGCTCGTCTGAAGATGTTGGCTCACAACCGGCCGCTCTAG
- the ptk2aa gene encoding protein tyrosine kinase 2aa isoform X6 has translation MEGLYHDISRISFYTEYDRHLAHSKGMATAYLEPNLNHTLGGGAKARLSAGTERAPGAPDRVLKVFHHFENNSERSTWSSNIRHGDATDVRGIIQKIVDIHKVKHVACFGLRLTHVPSGDIHWLHPDMGVSHVRETYEQNRPQDEWRYELRVRYLPKGFLNRFTEDKPTLNYFYQQVKNDYMLEMADQVEQEIALKLGCLEIRRFYREMRGNALDKKSNYELLEKDVGLRRFFPKSLLESVKAKTLRKQIQQTFKQFANLNDEQSILMFFEILTSVYRFDKECFRCALGSSWVISVDLAIGPEEGISYLTDKGSTPTHLANFTQVQSIQYSCVEERERKGVLQLDVAGAPEPLTISTSNFTTAENMADLIDGYCRLLSAVSQSFIIRPQKEGERALPSIPKVSNNEKRLEGIRAGVRAISVSDSELQTPIRSTKARRFLLPFVLCSHESPPQAADGSGDETDDYAEIIDEEDTYTMPSTEVYGLGAAQDYEIQRDRIELGRCIGEGQFGDVHQGVYISPENPSLSVAIKTCKNCTSDSVREKFLQEALTMRQFDHPHIVKLIGIITENPVWIIMELCTLGELRSFLQVRKYNLDLSTLILFAHQLSTALAYLESKRFVHRDIAARNVLVSSIDCVKLGDFGLSRYMEDSSYYKASKGKLPIKWMAPESINFRRFTSASDVWMFGVCMWEILMFGIKPFQGVKNNDVIGRIENGERLAMPPNCPPTLYSLMTKCWAYDPSKRPRFTELKTQLSTILEEEKVQQEERFRMEVRRQVTVSWDSGHSDEAPPKPSRPGYPSPRTSDGYYPSPQHQHNHYQVSGYPGTHVSGAAFPPQASVLDSQDTWNHHRQEIPVWSPNLEDGAALGRSQGHLMEETLIKQQQQMEEDQRWLEQEESFLKLESGNPRGSIEREDVPLQGSIGKQHVYQPVGKAADHVLPPKKPPRPGAAGHVTSLNPVENYNEGVKIQPQEISPPPTANLDRSNDKVYENVTGLVKAVIEMSSRIQPAPPEEYVPMVKDVGLALRTLLATVDETIPVLPASTHREIEMAQKLLNSDLAELIGKMRLAQQYVLTSLQQDYKKQMLTAAHALAVDAKNLLDVIDQARLKMLAHNRPL, from the exons ATGGAAGGACTTTACCATG ATATTTCCAGAATTTCATTCTACACAG AATATGACAGACACCTAGCACACAGCAAAGGCATGGCGACGGCATACCTGGAGCCCAACCTCAACCACACCCTGGGGGGCGGAGCCAAGGCTCGTCTCAGCGCAGGGACGGAGCGGGCACCCGGAGCACCTGACCGCGTCCTTAAGGTCTTCCATCATTTCGAGAACAACAGTGAACGCAGCACTTGGTCCAGCAACATCCGACATGGAGATGCAACAGATGTCAGG GGAATCATTCAGAAGATTGTGGACATTCATAAAGTCAAACACGTGGCTTGTTTCGGGCTGCGTCTCACTCACGTCCCGTCGGGCGACATCCACTGGCTCCACCCTGATATGGGCGTATCTCACGTGAGGGAGACGTACGAACAGAACCGCCCCCAGGATGAGTGGAG gtATGAATTGCGGGTTCGTTACCTGCCCAAGGGTTTCCTGAATCGGTTTACTGAAGACAAACCGACACTGAATTATTTTTACCAGCAG gtgAAGAATGACTACATGTTGGAGATGGCGGATCAGGTGGAGCAGGAGATCGCTCTGAAGTTAGGCTGTCTAGAGATCAG GAGATTCTACAGAGAAATGAGAGGAAACGCTCTGGATAAGAAATCCAACTATGAACTGTTAGA GAAAGATGTCGGTCTCAGGCGCTTCTTCCCCAAAAGTTTACTGGAGTCTGTAAAG GCCAAAACTCTGAGGAAACAGATCCAACAAACCTTCAAGCAGTTTGCCAACCTGAACGATGAGCAGAGCATTCTGATGTTTTTTGAGATCCTGACATCTGTGTACAGATTTGATAAGGAATGCTTCAGATGTGCTCTGGGG tccAGTTGGGTTATATCGGTGGATCTTGCTATAGGTCCAGAGGAGGGAATCAGTTACCTGACAGACAAGGGCTCAACC CCGACACATCTGGCTAACTTCACTCAGGTTCAGAGTATTCAATACTCgtgtgtggaggagagagagaggaagggcGTCCTACAGCTGGATGTGGCAGGAGCTCCTGag CCTCTCACCATCAGCACATCAAACTTCACCACCGCAGAGAACATGGCTGACCTCATCGACGGCTACTGTCGACTGCTCAGTGCCGTCAGCCAGTCCTTCATCATCAGACCTCAGAAAG AGGGTGAGAGAGCTCTTCCGTCCATTCCAAA AGTTAGCAACAATGAGAAGCGGCTTGAGGGAATTCGTGCAGGTGTTCGAGCTATCTCTGTGTCAG ACTCTGAGCTTCAGACGCCCATCAGATCTACTAAAGCCCGACGCTTTCTCCTGCCGTTTGTTCTGTGTTCCCACGAGTCTCCTCCTCAGG CAGCAGATGGTAGTGGAGATG AAACAGACGACTACGCAGAGATCATCGATGAAGAAGACACCTACACTATGCCCTCTA CTGAGGTCTATGGATTAGGCGCAG CTCAGGACTATGAAATCCAGCGAGACAGGATCGAGCTGGGCCGGTGTATCGGCGAGGGACAGTTTGGAGACGTCCACCAGGGGGTCTACATCAGTCCG GAGAATCCATCTCTCTCCGTGGCCATAAAGACGTGTAAAAACTGCACATCAGACAGCGTACGTGAGAAGTTTCTGCAGGAGGCCT TGACAATGAGACAGTTTGATCATCCACACATCGTGAAGCTGATCGGAATAATCACAGAAAATCCCGTCTGGATCATTATGGAGCTGTGTACACTCGGAGAG ttGAGGTCGTTCCTACAAGTGAGAAAGTACAACCTGGATCTGTCCACACTGATTCTGTTCGCCCACCAGCTGAGCACAGCGCTGGCGTACCTGGAGAGCAAACGCTTCGTACACAG GGACATCGCTGCCAGAAATGTGTTGGTGTCTTCCATAGATTGTGTGAAACTGGGTGACTTTGGTCTGTCCAGATACATGGAGGACAGTTCTTATTACAAAG CTTCTAAAGGGAAACTGCCCATCAAATGGATGGCTCCTGAATCCATAAACTTCCGTCGGTTCACCTCAGCCAGTGACGTCTGGATGTTTG gtgtgtgtatgtgggagATTCTCATGTTTGGAATAAAGCCCTTCCAGGGCGTGAAGAATAACGATGTCATCGGGCGGATAGAGAACGGCGAGAGGCTGGCGATGCCCCCCAACTGCCCCCCCACCCTCTACAGCCTGATGACCAAATGTTGGGCGTACGACCCCAGCAAACGTCCTCGATTCACAGAGCTCAAAACACAACTCAG CACTATCTTAGAAGAGGAGAAGGTCCAGCAGGAGGAGAGGTTTCGTATGGAGGTGAGGAGACAGGTGACGGTGTCGTGGGATTCTGGTCATTCAGACGAGGCTCCTCCGAAG CCCAGCAGACCTGGTTACCCGAGCCCTCGCACCAGTGATGGATATTACCCCAGTCCACAACATCAGCACAACCATTACCAG GTATCTGGATATCCGGGCACACACGTGTCAGGTGCAGCGTTTCCTCCTCAAGCCTCTGTACTGGATTCTCAGGACACCTGGAATCATCACAGACAAGAGATTCCCGTCTGGTCCCCAAACCTGGAG GATGGGGCGGCTCTGGGGCGGAGTCAAGGTCACCTGATGGAGGAAACTCTCATCAAACAACAGCAACAGATGGAAGAAGACCAGAGATGGTTAGAGCAGGAGGAGAGTTTCCTG AAACTGGAGTCGGGGAACCCGAGGGGCAGCATCGAGCGTGAGGATGTTCCTCTCCAGGGGTCG ataGGAAAGCAGCACGTTTACCAGCCGGTGGGTAAAGCAG CAGATCATGTGCTGCCTCCAAAGAAACCTCCTCGTCCAGGAGCTGCGGGTCATGTGACCAGTCTGAACCCAGTGGAGAATTATAATGAGGGTGTAAAG aTTCAGCCTCAGGAAATCAGTCCACCGCCGACAGCCAACCTGGACCGATCTAATGATAAAGTTTATGAGAACGTGACGGGGCTTGTGAAAGCTGTTATTGAGATGTCCAGCAGAATCCAGCCGGCACCTCCTGAAGAATACGTCCCCATGGTGAag GATGTTGGTTTGGCTCTCAGAACGTTACTGGCCACAGTGGACGAGACCATACCAGTGTTACCTGCCAGCACACACAGAGAG atcgAGATGGCACAGAAGCTTCTGAACTCTGATCTGGCTGAACTCATCGGTAAGATGCGTCTGGCGCAGCAGTACGTCCTCACCAGTCTACAGCAAGACTACAAGAAACAGATGCTTACGGCCGCACACGCGCTCGCTGTGGACGCCAAGAACCTGCTGGACGTCATCGATCAAGCTCGTCTGAAGATGTTGGCTCACAACCGGCCGCTCTAG